One Syntrophus gentianae genomic region harbors:
- a CDS encoding 3'-5' exonuclease — protein MGRNHKQLIGKELNQRVVVLDIETTGLMPQRGHRIIEIGAVALQENQIVDEFHSLIRIQRHIPRNAQKIHGISDEMLQECPGAEIVLPQFHDFIHQSKLVAHNAKFDLTFLRYELARLGLSLTHPAICTLKMSRRHYPFLPNHKLETVARYLLGELPTAIQRHRALDDAKLAAKIWMVMNGK, from the coding sequence ATGGGAAGAAACCATAAACAGCTAATCGGGAAAGAATTAAACCAACGTGTCGTCGTTTTGGACATCGAGACCACGGGCCTTATGCCGCAACGGGGACACCGCATCATTGAGATTGGCGCCGTGGCGCTTCAGGAAAATCAAATCGTCGATGAATTCCACAGCCTCATCCGGATTCAGCGCCACATCCCCCGGAATGCCCAGAAAATTCACGGTATTTCCGATGAAATGCTGCAGGAATGTCCCGGAGCGGAAATTGTCTTGCCCCAATTTCACGACTTTATCCATCAAAGCAAGCTGGTGGCCCACAACGCGAAATTTGATCTGACATTTTTAAGATATGAACTGGCTCGATTAGGGCTTTCGCTGACCCATCCTGCAATCTGTACCCTGAAGATGAGCCGGAGACATTATCCCTTTTTGCCTAATCACAAACTGGAAACCGTTGCCCGATACCTACTCGGCGAATTACCCACAGCCATTCAGAGACATCGCGCATTGGATGATGCAAAGCTTGCTGCGAAGATTTGGATGGTTATGAATGGGAAATGA
- a CDS encoding hybrid sensor histidine kinase/response regulator, with product MIDGKCGIGNIVEHRKAEREIKKTEAWYRAIFENTGTAMMVVEEDTTISLANTEFENLTGYSKEEIEGKISWTVFPVKEDLERMMIQHHLRRIQPAEARRNYEFRLVNKNGQTREIHLTVDMIPDTKKSIASLLDITERRQADETLKESQRKLADIIEFFPDATLVVDRSGTVAAWNRALEDLTGVQAADMLGKGNYEYALPFHGYRRPILVDLALDRNKTEKSGKAYETLLTDRGILRGEGLAANLSTGNRYCSATAIALYDSRGEAVAAIECIRDITEQKRIEERLNRAEKMEALGTLAGGVAHDLNNVLGVLVGYSELLMETLPEGSLQKGYAQNILRSSERGAAIIQDLLTMARRGVSVSEVVDLNKIIVDYLDSPEHQKLSSYNQSIRIKTELTEDLLHIKGSPIHLNKSIMNLVSNAAEAISGAGVITIKTENRNLDYTINGYDHMREGDYVVLSVSDTGGGIPEKDLGKIFEPFYTKKVMGRSGTGLGLAVVWGTVKDHHGFIDVKSEEDLGSTFTLYFPVTREELVRKREKSDIAQYMGRNESILVVDDMEFQRELAINLVSKLNYEVSAVSSGEAAIEYLKTHKADLLLLDMLMEPGIDGLETFERVREIVPRQKAIIVSGFAEDERVRKAHELGAGEYVRKPYNLEKIGLAIRKELDRR from the coding sequence TTGATTGACGGCAAATGCGGTATCGGCAACATTGTGGAGCACCGGAAAGCGGAGAGAGAAATCAAAAAAACCGAAGCCTGGTACCGGGCGATTTTTGAAAACACGGGCACGGCCATGATGGTTGTGGAAGAAGACACAACCATCAGCCTTGCCAATACGGAATTCGAGAACTTGACCGGTTACTCCAAGGAAGAGATCGAGGGGAAAATATCCTGGACGGTCTTTCCGGTAAAGGAAGACCTTGAAAGGATGATGATCCAGCATCACCTGCGTAGAATCCAACCGGCTGAGGCCCGGAGAAACTACGAATTCAGGCTTGTCAACAAAAACGGTCAGACGAGAGAAATCCATCTGACTGTCGATATGATCCCCGATACAAAAAAGAGCATCGCATCTCTTCTGGATATCACGGAGCGCAGGCAGGCGGACGAGACGCTCAAGGAATCGCAGCGGAAACTTGCCGACATCATCGAGTTTTTCCCTGATGCGACGCTGGTTGTTGATAGAAGCGGGACGGTCGCCGCCTGGAACCGGGCCTTGGAAGACCTGACCGGCGTCCAGGCGGCAGACATGCTCGGCAAGGGAAACTATGAATATGCCCTCCCCTTCCATGGCTATCGGAGACCCATCCTGGTCGATCTTGCCCTTGACCGGAACAAAACGGAGAAAAGCGGAAAGGCTTACGAGACCCTTCTTACAGACAGAGGCATCCTTCGTGGAGAAGGCCTGGCCGCCAATCTTTCAACGGGCAACCGTTATTGTTCCGCTACCGCGATTGCCCTGTACGACTCCAGGGGAGAAGCCGTCGCAGCCATAGAATGCATCCGGGATATCACCGAGCAGAAGAGGATCGAAGAGCGTTTGAACCGCGCGGAAAAGATGGAGGCTCTGGGAACACTTGCCGGCGGTGTGGCCCATGACCTGAATAACGTTCTGGGCGTGCTGGTGGGATACTCGGAACTGTTGATGGAAACACTGCCCGAAGGCAGTCTTCAGAAAGGCTATGCACAGAATATTCTGCGATCCAGCGAAAGAGGGGCCGCCATTATCCAGGACCTGTTGACCATGGCAAGGCGCGGGGTGTCCGTATCGGAGGTGGTCGACCTGAACAAGATCATTGTCGATTATCTGGATTCTCCCGAACATCAGAAGCTCAGCTCCTATAATCAGAGCATCCGGATCAAGACGGAACTCACGGAGGACTTGCTCCACATCAAAGGGTCCCCCATCCATCTGAACAAGTCCATCATGAATCTCGTTTCCAACGCGGCGGAAGCCATTTCCGGCGCGGGCGTCATAACGATCAAAACGGAAAACCGCAACCTGGATTACACCATCAACGGATACGATCATATGCGTGAAGGAGACTACGTTGTCTTATCCGTTTCGGATACGGGAGGGGGCATACCGGAAAAGGACCTGGGGAAAATCTTTGAACCGTTCTACACGAAGAAGGTGATGGGAAGAAGCGGCACCGGTCTGGGACTGGCCGTTGTCTGGGGAACCGTGAAGGACCATCACGGATTCATCGATGTGAAAAGTGAAGAAGACCTTGGAAGCACCTTCACCCTCTATTTTCCCGTAACCCGTGAGGAGTTGGTGCGAAAGCGGGAGAAATCGGATATCGCACAGTATATGGGCCGGAACGAGTCCATTCTTGTGGTCGACGATATGGAGTTTCAGAGGGAACTCGCCATAAATCTGGTGAGCAAGTTAAATTATGAAGTCAGCGCAGTTTCCAGCGGCGAAGCGGCCATTGAATATCTGAAGACCCATAAGGCTGATCTGCTTCTGCTGGACATGCTCATGGAACCGGGAATCGACGGACTGGAGACGTTTGAGCGAGTGCGGGAAATCGTACCCCGTCAAAAGGCCATTATCGTCAGTGGTTTCGCAGAAGACGAACGAGTTCGAAAGGCTCATGAACTCGGTGCCGGCGAATACGTCCGAAAACCCTACAACCTGGAAAAAATCGGGCTCGCCATCCGGAAGGAACTGGATCGAAGGTAG
- a CDS encoding patatin-like phospholipase family protein: MNGTKESEYDRNRPLHFEEVRAAEIKAGCPPEGKGLGLAFSGGGIRSATFNLGVTQALADMGLLQRFDYLSTISGGGYIGGWLSLFIKRCAGGKVADAEKLMNQRDKDNLEPTSIRFLRAFSNYLTPRIGMSMDTLVAVATYLRNLMLNLCILVTLMAALLILPRIAALAAGFLVSWDAFGCYYNWIIIAFLFFPILTVTLGLFYSSADAANKIKPADATKARRTWPWFVRSTWLILAYDIPVILAAFLAVCFYLQSARYNEIDIKYLFRTTLAVYALLWLIGGLLSFLFSFKTKQSLTNQSEIPHQKAKWLGAFILSMPLASLAGGAVILGIAMTIAAISEPHRLWAAVAFGPPSVIVAFLIMLTVYIGLMGRKFDESDRELWSVYGGRLMGLSLSWAIFFAIAFYGAAILGWANSWVVGMGGVTWIATTLFGVLAGKSKATGGQASKGWLEMLTHVAPWVFVLGLLFVLSWGLHMSLIWPGDLPARSAESPSRNPPGIYLRAEPDTGKPVFTVRNIDKPEQWDRFLKIAAEKCSEIKFRFKTPWTLPILAALALLAALLLSWRVNINLFSLHHFYRNRLSRCYLGATNTKRRPHPLTGFDPGDDVTLAELAGQRPFPIVGTAINLNRGRQLAWQNRRAASFAFTPLYTGYEPASHQVKGGYRLTAEYGKDSDGRSIQLGTVMAISGAAATPNQGFHTSPAVAFLMTVFNARLGHWCGDPVDKKAWRRRDPGLSLRYWLAELTGTADLDRPFVSLSDGGHFENLGIYELVRRRCSVILASDAGCDPKYAFDDLAEAIRKCYTDFGVEFEFRTKVDAIRPQGDDKLPAEDRVSERHYAVAEIKYPGEKKQTGTLIYLKSSLTRDLPSDIMHYRRTHGNFPHESTADQFFDESQFESYRHLGYEVVIRSLAEIRQNNKLPPELR; the protein is encoded by the coding sequence ATGAACGGGACAAAAGAAAGCGAATACGACAGGAATAGGCCGTTGCACTTTGAGGAGGTTCGAGCCGCAGAGATAAAGGCAGGCTGCCCTCCGGAGGGGAAAGGGCTGGGGCTGGCGTTTTCCGGGGGCGGCATCCGCAGCGCGACGTTCAATCTCGGGGTGACGCAGGCGCTTGCCGATATGGGCCTGCTGCAGCGTTTCGACTATCTCTCGACAATCTCGGGCGGCGGCTATATCGGCGGCTGGCTTTCGCTTTTTATCAAGCGCTGCGCCGGAGGCAAGGTTGCCGACGCTGAAAAATTGATGAATCAACGCGACAAAGACAATCTCGAGCCCACGTCGATCCGATTTCTGCGTGCCTTCAGCAACTACCTCACCCCGCGCATCGGAATGAGTATGGACACGCTCGTAGCCGTCGCCACTTATCTTCGCAATCTCATGCTGAACCTATGCATCCTGGTCACGCTGATGGCAGCGCTGCTGATCCTTCCCCGGATTGCGGCGCTGGCTGCCGGATTCCTCGTTTCCTGGGACGCTTTCGGGTGTTATTATAACTGGATCATCATCGCTTTCCTCTTTTTTCCGATCCTTACGGTCACACTTGGATTGTTCTACTCATCGGCTGATGCAGCAAATAAAATAAAGCCGGCCGATGCGACGAAAGCACGCCGGACGTGGCCCTGGTTCGTGCGCTCTACCTGGCTTATCCTCGCCTATGACATTCCGGTCATCCTTGCGGCGTTTCTTGCCGTGTGTTTCTATCTGCAATCTGCCCGGTACAATGAAATCGACATAAAATACCTGTTCCGGACCACGCTCGCCGTGTATGCCCTCCTCTGGCTGATCGGCGGCCTACTTTCCTTCCTCTTCAGTTTCAAAACCAAGCAGTCTTTAACGAACCAGTCCGAAATTCCACACCAAAAGGCGAAGTGGCTGGGGGCGTTCATCCTATCCATGCCATTGGCCAGCTTAGCGGGAGGGGCGGTCATTCTGGGAATTGCGATGACGATCGCGGCTATTTCCGAACCGCATCGCCTCTGGGCGGCGGTTGCTTTCGGGCCGCCGTCGGTCATCGTCGCGTTCCTCATCATGTTGACGGTGTATATCGGCCTCATGGGCCGGAAATTCGACGAAAGCGACCGTGAGCTGTGGAGCGTGTACGGCGGGCGGCTGATGGGGCTCAGCCTTTCATGGGCGATCTTTTTCGCCATCGCCTTTTACGGCGCGGCGATACTCGGATGGGCCAACAGCTGGGTCGTCGGCATGGGAGGCGTCACCTGGATTGCTACCACCTTGTTCGGCGTCCTTGCCGGAAAGAGCAAAGCAACGGGCGGTCAGGCATCGAAGGGTTGGTTGGAAATGCTGACGCACGTCGCTCCCTGGGTATTCGTGTTGGGCCTGCTGTTCGTGCTTTCCTGGGGGTTGCATATGTCGTTGATCTGGCCGGGCGATCTTCCTGCAAGGTCCGCCGAAAGTCCCAGCCGCAACCCGCCTGGAATCTACCTGCGCGCCGAGCCGGACACGGGAAAACCTGTCTTCACCGTGCGCAATATCGACAAGCCGGAACAATGGGATCGCTTCCTCAAAATCGCAGCGGAAAAGTGCAGCGAGATCAAATTCCGTTTCAAGACCCCCTGGACGCTTCCGATTCTTGCCGCGCTGGCGCTTCTAGCGGCTCTTCTGCTGTCGTGGCGCGTCAACATCAACCTTTTCTCACTGCACCACTTTTATCGAAACCGCCTTTCCCGCTGCTATCTCGGCGCGACAAACACAAAACGCCGTCCGCATCCGCTGACGGGCTTCGATCCCGGGGACGATGTGACGCTTGCCGAGCTTGCCGGACAACGACCGTTCCCCATCGTCGGAACGGCGATCAATCTGAATCGCGGCCGGCAGCTCGCATGGCAGAACCGGCGCGCCGCATCGTTTGCGTTCACGCCGTTGTATACGGGCTATGAGCCGGCATCGCACCAGGTGAAAGGCGGCTACCGCCTTACGGCTGAGTACGGCAAGGACAGCGACGGCAGATCCATACAGCTTGGCACGGTAATGGCCATTTCGGGCGCGGCAGCGACCCCGAACCAGGGATTTCATACCTCGCCCGCCGTTGCCTTCCTGATGACCGTGTTTAATGCGCGCCTGGGACACTGGTGCGGAGACCCCGTCGACAAAAAGGCATGGCGAAGGCGTGATCCAGGGCTCAGCCTGCGCTACTGGCTTGCCGAACTCACCGGCACGGCCGATCTGGATCGCCCTTTCGTGAGCCTCAGCGACGGCGGCCACTTCGAGAACCTCGGCATCTACGAACTGGTGCGGCGGCGCTGCAGCGTAATCCTGGCGAGCGACGCGGGTTGCGATCCGAAATACGCCTTCGACGATCTCGCCGAGGCAATCCGCAAATGCTACACCGACTTCGGCGTGGAATTCGAGTTCAGAACAAAAGTCGATGCGATACGCCCGCAAGGCGACGACAAGCTGCCTGCCGAGGACAGGGTGAGCGAGCGGCATTATGCGGTTGCCGAGATC
- a CDS encoding response regulator, with product MMDNQHSLLQRQIRQYLGDGKSLPENVQAFMQVVNDTYVQFDQERSMLERASKAKSQFLANMSHEIRTPLNGILGMMELLSTEPLSDRQIRFLQMTRSSGDALLSVINDILDFSKIEAGRMELSLIEFDLRRLLEDVTGLFTESANRKGLELMYILEDDVPLLLFGDAYRIRQILVNLVGNGIKFTDRGEVVIRVEMPARQEGKLLLKFQVSDTGIGLPEQMQRHIFDAFSQADGSVTRHFGGTGLGLAIAKQLAQMMGGTIGVESQPGQGATFWFTIRVEEKKTLKPEKDLLVKKSLDGMRVLVVDDNETNLTILCHQLNRLGAEADKADNGRRALNMLQSAGWRSNPYHFAILDVMMPGMNGFDLARVISMDSSLDDVRLIILASPDVSQAEKEALGSRVDAYLTKPIRQTELLNTLRSTDAEDTTGNGNGDDNITKQPNILSFNGRRILLVEDNEVNQEVGKAMLASLDCTVEVASNGHECLQRIDAGAYDLILMDCQMPELDGYETTTIIRQQESGRTHIPILALTAHAMEGDRDTCLAAGMDDYLSKPFTKKQLGEALCRLLSPATP from the coding sequence ATGATGGATAATCAGCACTCATTGCTTCAGCGGCAGATCAGGCAATACCTGGGCGACGGGAAGTCACTTCCTGAAAATGTCCAGGCGTTTATGCAGGTTGTGAACGACACCTATGTTCAGTTCGATCAGGAAAGGTCCATGCTGGAGCGCGCCAGCAAGGCGAAGTCACAGTTCCTGGCCAATATGAGTCACGAGATCCGCACGCCTCTCAATGGAATCCTGGGCATGATGGAACTTCTCTCCACCGAGCCTCTGTCCGATCGGCAGATCCGATTCCTGCAGATGACCCGCTCCTCCGGGGATGCGCTCCTGAGCGTCATCAATGACATTCTGGATTTCTCCAAAATAGAAGCCGGACGCATGGAGCTGTCTCTCATTGAATTCGATCTACGGCGCCTTTTGGAGGATGTGACCGGCCTCTTTACAGAAAGCGCCAACCGGAAGGGACTGGAGCTGATGTATATTCTGGAGGACGATGTGCCTCTCCTGCTCTTTGGTGATGCCTATCGAATCCGCCAGATTCTGGTAAATCTGGTCGGCAATGGCATCAAGTTCACGGACCGGGGAGAAGTCGTTATCCGGGTGGAAATGCCGGCCCGGCAGGAAGGAAAACTCCTGCTCAAGTTTCAAGTCTCCGATACGGGAATCGGGCTTCCAGAGCAAATGCAGCGACATATCTTCGACGCGTTTTCCCAGGCAGACGGCTCGGTCACCAGGCATTTCGGTGGAACAGGACTGGGTCTCGCCATAGCGAAACAACTGGCTCAGATGATGGGCGGTACGATCGGCGTCGAGAGTCAACCCGGACAGGGAGCCACCTTCTGGTTCACGATCCGGGTGGAAGAGAAAAAGACTTTGAAACCGGAAAAGGACCTGCTGGTTAAAAAATCCCTGGACGGGATGCGAGTTCTCGTGGTCGACGACAATGAGACCAACCTGACCATATTGTGCCACCAGCTAAACAGGTTGGGGGCGGAAGCGGACAAGGCGGACAACGGGCGCCGGGCCCTTAACATGTTGCAGTCGGCGGGATGGCGGAGCAATCCCTATCATTTCGCCATTCTGGATGTGATGATGCCGGGAATGAATGGTTTCGATCTGGCCAGGGTCATCTCAATGGATTCAAGCCTTGACGACGTGAGACTGATTATTCTTGCCTCTCCCGATGTTTCCCAGGCTGAAAAGGAAGCCCTGGGAAGCCGCGTTGATGCTTACCTCACCAAGCCGATACGTCAAACCGAGCTTCTCAACACCTTGAGATCAACGGATGCCGAAGATACAACGGGCAACGGAAACGGAGACGACAACATCACAAAGCAACCGAACATACTGAGTTTCAACGGGCGCAGGATTCTCCTTGTCGAAGATAACGAAGTGAACCAGGAAGTGGGCAAAGCCATGCTTGCGTCCCTTGACTGCACCGTCGAGGTGGCGTCCAATGGCCATGAATGCCTGCAACGCATTGATGCCGGTGCCTATGATCTGATCCTCATGGATTGTCAGATGCCCGAACTGGACGGTTATGAAACCACAACGATTATCCGGCAGCAGGAATCAGGCCGGACCCATATCCCCATTCTCGCCTTGACCGCCCACGCCATGGAGGGCGACCGTGATACGTGTCTCGCCGCAGGCATGGATGATTATCTGAGCAAGCCCTTTACCAAAAAGCAACTGGGCGAGGCGCTCTGCCGCCTGCTTTCCCCCGCCACCCCTTAA
- a CDS encoding helix-turn-helix transcriptional regulator, with amino-acid sequence MESRLKKSHRLIRLISDIKSAPYLTVEQLLKSHGISRAQFYKDKTALAELGFEFNWDRHNHRFVITRDAYLPIETLSLSERLSLLMAVRQLSATGDYILSFEALNAARKLIADLPEPMRETAVPLFEDLVLREGFGCRKEVLEKLSTAVSENRRVVLSYRKPSAKQSQREELDPYHLFFQDRSLYVEGYACRQKDIRMFRLNRIQDIAFTPIQFTPQEDYNFGQRYRNAFSVFAGKTTEKVVVRFAAHIRPYIEESLWHYSQVITEENDGVIRYEVQVAEPREVMWWAFRWGAGAEIMEPTWLRDEAKKEVERMKEVYGKKP; translated from the coding sequence ATGGAATCCCGATTGAAAAAGTCTCATCGGCTGATCCGGCTCATTTCGGACATCAAGAGCGCACCCTATCTGACCGTGGAGCAGCTTCTCAAATCCCACGGAATCAGCCGGGCGCAGTTCTATAAGGACAAGACGGCCCTTGCGGAACTGGGCTTTGAGTTTAACTGGGATCGCCACAATCACCGCTTCGTCATTACCCGTGACGCGTATCTCCCCATCGAAACACTCAGCCTCAGCGAACGTCTGTCCCTGCTGATGGCCGTCCGGCAGCTGTCGGCCACGGGAGACTACATCCTCAGCTTTGAAGCCCTCAACGCTGCTCGCAAACTGATTGCCGATCTCCCCGAGCCCATGCGGGAAACCGCTGTCCCCCTCTTTGAAGACCTGGTCCTCCGCGAAGGATTCGGCTGCCGAAAGGAGGTTCTCGAAAAGCTCAGCACAGCCGTTTCCGAAAACCGCCGCGTTGTTCTTTCCTATCGGAAACCTTCGGCAAAACAGTCCCAGCGGGAAGAACTCGATCCTTACCACCTCTTCTTCCAGGACCGGTCCCTCTACGTCGAGGGTTACGCCTGCCGTCAGAAAGACATCCGGATGTTCCGACTCAACCGGATTCAGGACATCGCCTTCACCCCTATCCAGTTTACTCCCCAGGAAGATTACAACTTCGGCCAGCGCTACCGGAACGCCTTTTCCGTGTTTGCGGGAAAGACCACGGAGAAGGTCGTCGTTCGGTTCGCGGCCCACATCCGGCCCTACATTGAAGAATCCCTCTGGCATTACAGCCAGGTCATCACGGAAGAGAATGACGGGGTCATCCGTTATGAGGTGCAGGTTGCCGAACCGCGCGAGGTGATGTGGTGGGCCTTCCGCTGGGGTGCCGGCGCGGAAATTATGGAGCCGACCTGGCTGCGGGATGAGGCGAAGAAAGAGGTGGAGAGGATGAAGGAAGTGTATGGGAAGAAACCATAA
- the cas3 gene encoding CRISPR-associated helicase/endonuclease Cas3: MDEWPDYFRYWGKAQQSNEQGVDFHLLVYHCLDVAAVVAEWWASSPAICRSFCSLSDLTTEQTKAWMLFFTALHDYGKFDVRFQFRSKPAWHLLHPESHSYGLLPSEYDCKHYYHGESGLFWFMRDHDVFFGLDSGNVTEGLDFLDDPIESPSERWLLWKVWLESVTGHHGHIKPAECVPDMTLPSDCDRRFADLDRKARTQWFEMLAQIFLKPVGLSLEDSPPPCSPLMAGLCSVADWLGSRCNSQNFSYRSQATNLEAYFEEKLDNDAYRILEFAGVISRPQTYSDVNVLLKKGHIARSVQTLVDDMPLKAGLTIVEAPTGSGKTEAALSYAWRLVDAGFADSIVFALPTQATANAMLGRIEQLATKLFGEHPNVLLAHGSARFNKEFVALKHAGLEGYEKEDGWVQCSEWLAESRKRVFLGQIGVCTVDQVLISVLPVRHRFVRGFGLGRSVLIVDEVHAYDAYMYGLLEEVLKQQKEAGGSVILLSATLPEQQRRQLCTAWSAILDNQEEDVPYPLVTWTDGGVTTPIVLDPVQRPNNVTVKLEPLLVSEMKPDDSLLRRVVVAAEAGAQVAIVCNLVDVAQGLVRAFQSMTSVKVDLFHARYCYSHRREKELAAIQYFGPDGERSEGRILVATQVVEQSLDVDFDWLITQLCPIDLLFQRIGRLHRHVRSNRPSGFETPCCTVLLPKDDDYGLHGLIYANTRVLWRTAMKILSASGGNIVFPDAYRTWIEPVYRDKPWGTEPEAVEKGYEKFKYEIEEIQRYKARFMVKTAMNPFADTDEHVMAMTRDGDMNLVVVPYCWTTKGKRLMDGTMFELLDEYSQLECLALNSVGVPKSWQRYFEESEEGRYWLAMEQNGDGYRGCSKGVTFHYHKDMGLEKEK, from the coding sequence GTGGATGAATGGCCTGACTACTTCCGCTATTGGGGAAAGGCACAGCAAAGCAATGAGCAAGGTGTGGATTTTCATCTGTTGGTATATCATTGTCTGGACGTCGCTGCCGTTGTTGCTGAGTGGTGGGCATCGAGTCCTGCTATCTGTCGGTCTTTCTGTTCCTTGTCAGATCTTACGACAGAGCAGACCAAGGCCTGGATGCTCTTTTTTACGGCGCTTCATGATTATGGAAAGTTCGATGTCCGGTTCCAGTTTCGTTCAAAGCCTGCTTGGCATTTACTTCATCCTGAATCCCATAGCTACGGTCTATTGCCGTCCGAATATGATTGTAAACATTATTATCATGGCGAATCTGGTCTTTTCTGGTTCATGCGGGATCATGATGTCTTCTTCGGGCTTGATTCCGGCAATGTGACTGAAGGACTAGATTTTCTTGATGATCCGATTGAATCTCCTTCCGAACGATGGTTATTATGGAAAGTCTGGCTGGAATCAGTAACGGGACATCATGGTCATATTAAACCAGCCGAGTGTGTTCCTGATATGACGTTGCCTTCGGATTGTGACCGACGGTTTGCTGATCTTGACCGGAAAGCCAGGACACAGTGGTTCGAAATGCTGGCGCAGATTTTTTTAAAACCTGTCGGACTTTCACTTGAGGATAGCCCTCCACCATGCTCTCCGCTGATGGCTGGTTTATGCTCTGTCGCAGACTGGCTGGGTTCTCGATGTAACAGCCAGAATTTTTCATACCGGAGTCAGGCTACAAACCTTGAGGCTTATTTTGAGGAGAAACTTGATAATGATGCCTACCGTATTCTTGAATTTGCCGGTGTTATTTCCAGGCCGCAAACATATTCGGACGTCAATGTATTGTTGAAAAAGGGACATATCGCACGTTCTGTTCAAACGCTGGTGGACGATATGCCGTTGAAAGCTGGGCTAACCATTGTGGAAGCTCCGACAGGCAGCGGAAAGACGGAGGCGGCATTGTCCTATGCATGGCGGCTTGTTGATGCAGGATTCGCTGATTCCATTGTTTTTGCGCTGCCGACGCAAGCAACGGCAAATGCTATGCTTGGGCGTATCGAGCAGTTAGCAACAAAACTTTTCGGTGAACATCCCAATGTGCTGCTGGCTCATGGTTCGGCTCGTTTCAACAAAGAGTTCGTCGCGTTGAAGCATGCAGGACTTGAAGGATATGAAAAAGAAGATGGATGGGTACAATGCTCTGAATGGCTGGCCGAAAGCCGCAAACGGGTTTTTCTCGGACAAATCGGAGTCTGTACGGTTGATCAGGTGCTTATCTCGGTCTTGCCGGTACGGCATCGCTTCGTGCGGGGATTCGGGTTGGGACGTAGTGTTTTGATTGTGGATGAAGTTCATGCCTATGATGCTTACATGTATGGCCTGCTTGAAGAGGTTTTAAAACAACAGAAAGAAGCTGGCGGGTCGGTAATTCTTCTGTCGGCGACCCTTCCAGAGCAACAACGTAGACAACTCTGCACAGCGTGGTCTGCAATATTGGATAATCAGGAAGAAGACGTGCCTTATCCTTTGGTGACTTGGACTGACGGAGGGGTCACAACCCCCATCGTGCTTGATCCGGTGCAGCGCCCAAATAATGTGACCGTGAAGCTGGAACCTCTTTTAGTTTCCGAGATGAAACCGGATGATAGCTTGCTGCGCCGTGTTGTTGTTGCCGCCGAAGCTGGTGCACAGGTAGCGATTGTCTGTAATTTGGTGGATGTTGCTCAGGGATTGGTCCGAGCATTCCAAAGCATGACCTCTGTAAAGGTCGACCTGTTTCATGCCCGCTATTGCTACAGCCATCGTCGGGAAAAGGAACTGGCTGCAATTCAGTACTTTGGGCCTGACGGTGAACGTTCCGAAGGACGAATTCTGGTGGCAACGCAGGTCGTCGAACAATCCCTGGATGTTGATTTCGACTGGCTTATCACTCAACTCTGTCCGATTGACCTTTTGTTCCAGCGTATCGGCCGATTGCACCGGCATGTCCGCTCAAATCGTCCGTCGGGCTTTGAAACGCCGTGCTGTACGGTACTGTTGCCGAAAGACGATGATTACGGTTTGCATGGATTGATTTATGCCAATACCCGTGTTCTCTGGCGAACGGCAATGAAAATACTTTCCGCCTCGGGAGGGAACATAGTTTTTCCCGATGCCTACCGCACCTGGATTGAGCCTGTATATCGGGATAAACCCTGGGGCACTGAGCCGGAAGCAGTAGAAAAAGGATACGAGAAGTTCAAGTACGAAATTGAGGAAATTCAGAGATACAAGGCGCGCTTCATGGTGAAGACGGCTATGAACCCTTTTGCCGATACGGATGAGCATGTAATGGCCATGACGCGAGACGGCGATATGAATCTGGTCGTTGTGCCGTACTGTTGGACAACGAAGGGCAAAAGGTTGATGGATGGGACAATGTTTGAGTTGCTGGATGAATATAGCCAACTTGAATGCTTGGCGCTCAACAGTGTTGGTGTCCCCAAATCATGGCAGCGTTATTTTGAAGAATCCGAAGAAGGGAGGTACTGGTTGGCAATGGAGCAAAATGGAGATGGTTACCGTGGTTGTTCAAAGGGGGTGACCTTCCACTATCACAAAGACATGGGATTGGAGAAAGAGAAATGA